One part of the Lycium ferocissimum isolate CSIRO_LF1 chromosome 8, AGI_CSIRO_Lferr_CH_V1, whole genome shotgun sequence genome encodes these proteins:
- the LOC132066923 gene encoding zinc finger CCCH domain-containing protein 47-like, whose translation MVDRFTKGNKVDLQEVLHPMTRTRDLWLIVKGILTPFHTLCYYYSSSSPFHQQFGGQETNHNNFHEFIDQAQYESDEFRMFVYKLRKCPILHSHDWTSCPFTHQGEKTRRRDPRKYNYLPIPCPAYKFASCIKGDNCELCHGVFEEWLHPAKYRTQLCHAGTSCDRQICFFAHTWKELRPETKYNWRDVYLYPLDIQPYPDILIENGPNGYWMVIPCKPQPTPTPHDQSYGTTISGHGNSSTPQQIQHENTSTFELFVSPPPFSQSQPRIDQTIQNERDFSLYSASHAKLFEELKNLAIGTSSHDEKGKRPVEFESQDQEFPNIN comes from the exons ATGGTGGATAGGTTCACTAAGGGGAATAAAGTGGACCTACAAGAAGTTCTGCATCCCATGACTCGAACTCGAGACCTCTGGTTAATAGTGAAAGGGATTTTGACACCTTTCCACACCCTTTGCTA CTACTATTCATCGTCTTCCCCATTTCATCAACAATTTGGGGGGCAAGAAACAAATCACAACAATTTTCACGAATTCATCGATCAAGCTCAATATGAATCAGATGAATTTCGTATGTTCGTGTACAAATTAAGAAAATGCCCAATACTTCATAGTCACGATTGGACGTCTTGCCCATTTACTCACCAAGGGGAAAAAACACGTCGGCGTGACCCAAGAAAATACAACTATTTGCCAATCCCTTGCCCCGCTTACAAATTCGCGTCTTGCATTAAAGGAGATAATTGCGAATTGTGCCACGGAGTGTTTGAGGAATGGCTACACCCCGCTAAGTACAGGACCCAACTGTGCCATGCTGGCACGTCGTGTGACAGACAAATCTGTTTCTTCGCGCACACATGGAAAGAGCTTCGTCCTGAGACGAAGTACAATTGGCGCGATGTTTATCTCTACCCTTTAGACATCCAACCATATCCGGACATTTTAATTGAGAATGGACCAAATGGTTATTGGATGGTTATTCCCTGTAAACCTCAGCCGACGCCGACGCCACATGATCAGTCCTATGGTACTACTATCTCTGGACATGGAAATTCGTCGACTCCTCAACAAATTCAGCACGAAAATACATCAACGTTTGAGCTGTTTGTTTCCCCTCCTCCTTTTTCTCAATCTCAACCAAGAATCGATCAGACGATTCAAAATGAGAGGGATTTTTCGCTTTATTCAGCTAGCCATGCAAAGTTGTTTGAGGAGCTGAAGAATCTTGCGATCGGGACTAGTTCTCATGATGAAAAGGGGAAAAGGCCTGTGGAGTTTGAGTCACAGGATCAAGAATTTCCAAACATCAATTGA